A segment of the Poseidonibacter antarcticus genome:
ACTTTTTTTACTACTGTTTTTTTCACTTTAACTGGAAGTTTAGCACTTTTACCAGTCATAATATAATTAGTAATTTCCTCAGCATCTTCAATTGATACCGCGCTTTGTGGTGATTTAAGTTCTATTTTTAAATCTTTAGCTTTTGCAATTACATCTGAGCTACTAGCTCCTGCCTCTTCTGCAATTTCATAAACTCTTACTTTATCTGACATCTGTTAGCATCTCCTTAAGTTGTTCAACATACTTATCTTTATTTTTGCACTCTTTAAAAAGTGATTTTTCTATTTTTTTATAGGCTTTCTGATTAATATCCGATTGTAATAAACTAATACAATCCTTACAGATATAAAAACTTCTACCATAATTATTGTATAGTACAAGTTTTTTATCTTCACATTTTAATCTTAAAAGCTCTTTTTGCTCAATTTTTTTCCTACAAACAATACATGTTCGTAATGTTAATTTTAATTCAGCCAACGATTATACCTAAAAAATTCTTAATATCAAAAAAAATCAAATATCAATCCGTACACCACTGTTATCAAAGTCACATGTAAAAACTTTAAAATGTGGGAATTTACTTTTAAGTCCTTTTTCTATTTTCTTTGCATCTTCTGCAAAACACATTGAAAAGAACGTAGAACCTGAACCTGAAAGTGTACTCATTAATGAACCTAATCTTAGTGAAGTTTTTTGAACATCAAACAACTCTGGCATTTGTTTCATTCTATATTTTTGATGTACTTTATCTAAAGAAGCTGTTCTTAACATTTTCCAATCTTCACTCATAAATGCAGCTGTTAATAATGATGCATGTGAAATATTAAAAATAACATCTTCTTTTGAATATTTAAAAGGTAATGCTTTTCTAGATAATTGCGTTGATATTGGTCTATTTGGAATAACTACAACAGCTTTTAAAGATCTAGGAATAGATTTATTTATAAATGTTACTTCATTATCTTGTACTTTAGATACATTAAAACCACCCATTACTGCTGATGTAATATTGTCAGGATGATTTTCATATGCAAGAGCAAGATTCAGTAATTTACTTTTTTCTAATCTTATTCCTTCAATTGCATAAGCAGAAGCAATTGCGGAAACAATTACAGCAGACGAACTTCCAAGACCACGTGAAAGTGGTATTTCATTATAAAATTCAAATCTATAATGTCTCTTTTTAACTGCTAAATTATGATAAAAATCATTAAATATTGAAATAAACATATTGTTATCTTTTAAAACAGGATTATTAGCACCCTCACCTTTTAATGACACACTATGAAATTTTGATGGTCTTATTATTACTTGGTTTTTCATGGCAATTGCTAAGCCTAATGTATCAAAACCCGGTCCCAAATTAGCACTAGTTGCTGGAACGCTTACTTTCATCTATTTCCTTCTTTAAACAGCTGGTAAATTATATATTGGCAGTGTTTGTTTATTAAAATTTATCTTATCTATATTCTTGGGTAATTTAAAGTCGCGAATTATATCGTCTTTTTCTAAAAAGTCAACTTTAATTTCGTTTTTAATTTGTTTAAAGTATTTTTTACCTAATGCTTTAATTGGAGAATTTTGATTAAATTCAAAACCATTACAAGCTAGAAGTTCTATATTCTTGGTAATACTAATCGTTTTTAAAAAAATATATGCAACCTTTATTGCCATATATGACCCAGGAGAATTTACATAATTTATTCTTTTAATATCAAATTCTTTTAATATCTTTTTAAACAAAGAAGGAAGTAAATCCGATGTTTTACCTTCTAACTTATACTCTTTTATTAATTGTTTATTTTCATAAATGCCAATTAATAAAGGATTTGAAATACTTATAACTATAACTTCAGTCAAATAATCACCTTATACTTCTACTTTTGAATAAGCTAATTCAAATACTTCTGCTTCTTCACTAGCTTCTTCTAAATCAATTATTTCATAATTAGAAGCATCTTTATAAAGCTCTTTTGTTAATAAGTGATTTAAATGATGACTTCCTGCAACAGCATCATACTCTCCAACCATTGTATACCCTAACAATGCCATATCACCAATTGCATCAAGTATTTTATGTCTTACAAACTCATCATCAAATCTTAAACCTTCAGGATTTAAAACTTTTGTTTGATCAAGAACAATAGCGTTTTCCATTGAACCACCTTGAGCAAGACCAATACTTCTTAAATATTGAACTTCATGTAAAAAACCAAAAGTTCTTGCCCGAGAGATATTCTCTTTATATTCACTTATTGAATAATCAAAATGAAAGTTTTGCTCACCAATTGAAGGATGATCAAAAGCTATTTGAAAATCATAAATAATTCTATCTGATGGTTTTAAAGTAACTCTTTTTCCATCTTCTGTTGTAACTTCAACAGCTTTTTTAACTTTTATTGCTTTTTTTGATTTACTTAACTCTTTTATTCCTGCTTCTTCAATAAGCATACAATAACCAGATGAACTACCGTCTAAAACTGGTACTTCATCATTATCTATTACAACTCTAAGATTATCAATCCCATAAGCATAAACAGCTGATAATAAATGCTCAATTGTAGATATAATAATTCCATCTTTTCCAATTACAGTTGCCATTTTTGTATCAACAACATTTTCAATACATAAAGGTATTGTAATTCCTTCATCAACTCTATAAAAGATTATTCCAGCATCTTCTTCTAGAGGTTCAAGTTTCATTTTTACAGGAACACCTTTATGTAAACCAATTCCAACTATTTCAACTTCTTTAGCTATTGTTCTTTGTTTCATTTTTTATCAATCACTTTCTTAGCATCATTAATAGTTTTAGTAATATTATCATTGATCCACTGTTTGCTAAGCCATTCGATAGGATTCACTTCTATACCTTGAATCAATACTCCAAAGTGTAGATGGTCTCCAAATACAGCACCAGTTGATCCTGTATTTGCAATATAATCACCTGCATTAACTATATCACCTACTTCAACAATTGATTTACTTGTATGAGCATAAAGAGTCCCTAATCCAAGACCATGATCAATAATAAGTGCATTTCCATAAATTCCTAAATAGTCTTTAAAAATAACTTTTCCATCATTTGAAGTATATATTTTTGCATTTTTTACACTTGCCCAATCTACACCTAAATGCCAAGCTTCATCAATTTGTTTACCCTCATAAGTATAATTTCTTCTTTCACCATATCCTGCAAATTTCATTGATGATGGTAATCGTTTAAAAGTTTTAAGATTAAACTTAGTAACTTTATCCCTATTCATATTATTTAATGATTCTCTTTTGATAGTCTCAACATTTCTTTGTCTTAAATGTTTATTCTCTTTAATAAAAATTGATGCTTGATCATCAGGAATATCATAACCACTTTTTGTAAGAACATTTTTACTTACTTGGTTAATAAATTTATCAGATATTTTCATATTATCAATTTTTATATTTAAGCTTCTAATATATAAAGGTACTTTTGTTACTGTTTTATTTCTAGCTTTATCAATTGCTACTAAATTTACACGTTTAAACTCTTTTATATCAATAGGCCAAGCAATTAATGCTATATAAAAATTATCTTTATAAAATGGAAATAATTCAAATCTCTCTTCATTATTAAATGAAATATAAAAATCTTCTAAGTTTTCATCTTTTACTTCAACAACAACAGCTGCACTTCCACCTTGTTTTATCAAATAAGAGTTAGATATAACATTAGCAACTGGTCTTTTTTTATCTATTTTGATTTTAATATCTTTAATAGTTTTATTACCCATAAAGAAATTCCACTTACTTGTATCTGTAACTTCAATTTTTAACATTGCATTTTTTGTTTTTGTTCTTAAATCTATTTTTGGTGCAATAATATTTAAATCAATTGAACCCTTTGATTCATCTAATTTCTTTGTATCTAATTTAATTTCATTATTGTCATCGTAATATGTAATATTATATGATGATATTTCAGTATCATCACTAAAATTAACCTTTAAAGGAGATTTTAAATTCCAAAATATCTCTTTATCTAATGATATCTTAGGACTATTCTTTTCAAATATTGGAGATAAGAATACAAATGCACCTAAGCCAATTATTATTGCAATAATAATATATACTAATGCTATCTTTGCTTTATTATTTTTTTTTCTATTTATATAACTCAAAAATTTCCTTTAAAACTAATTTCTTTGCTTTATTTACATCATTTGTATCTATTGTACATCCTGCAGCATTAAAATGTCCACCACCATTAAAATGTCCAGCAATTTTAGATACATCTACACTGCCCTTTGATCGTAAAGATATTCTAGCTTTTGAAGATACTATTCTTACGAAAAAAGCAATTTTTACTATTGCTATACTCATTACCATATCTAAAGCATCTTCACAATCTCTATTATGTGCACCTGTTTGTTTAAACCATTCTTCTTCAGCAATTATAGAAGCAACTTCTCCTTCTTTAAATAATTCTAAGCTATCTAAAACTTTAGGAATTATTCTATATTTTGCTAATGAATCTCTTCTTAGAAGTTTATTTGCAATTTTTGAAGGACTAGCTCCGCATTGAACTAAAAAATTAACTTTATCAAATGTTAATTCATCACATCTAGCTAATGAAAAAGCTAAAGAATCATCATAAATACCAACATATAATGCAGTAGCAGAATCTTTAGTAATATATAATCCATTATGCTTAAAAAAATCATATATAATTTCAGCGGTTGAACTTTTCATAGGATCAACTATATTTATTGTTCCAAAATTATTATTTGATTTATGATGATCAAAATTAATTAAAGGAATATCTTTATCTAATTCAAATCCAAGTCTAGGATAAGTCCCACAATCCACAGAAATTGCTAGATCGAAGAATTTTGGTAATTGATCAGTAATTTTTTCAAATCCACTTAAAAAATTTAAGTTATCTGGTAAATCTGAACTTATATTAAATACTTTATGCTTTATTTTATTTTCATAAAATAAATTCGATAATGCAAGTGCTGAAGATATTGAGTCAGGATCTGGATTTACATGAGTAATTATTAGAATATATTTACTTTCCTCAATTAGCTTTAAAGCTTGAGTATATGTTGCCATATCAATTTTGTTACTAACTATAAAATCTTTTTTCAATCCCTATCCTTATATTTTGAACTATTTATTGTATAAAAATTACACTAACAAAAAGTTAATGATTAGTCAAACTTCATTGAAAAATCTAACCAAGTTGCTTGATGAATAATACTTCCACTACTAATTGCATCTACACCTGTGAGAGCATAAGTTTTAATAGTTGTTAAATCAATATTACCACTAGCTTCTAATAAAATATGTGGATATGTTTCATCTCTAAATTTAACAACATCTTTTATTTGTTCAGGTGTCATATTATCACACATAATAATATCAGCTCCAGCATCCATAGCTTCTTTTACTTGATTAAATGTTTCACATTCAATTTCAATTTTTGTAACCCATGAAATTCTCTTTCTAGCTTTTTTCACAAACTCTTTTAAATTATCAATAGTTCTTAAGTGAGTATCTTTTAACATTAAACAATCATCAAGACCAAGTCTATGATTTATTGCTCCACCAACTCTACTCGCATACTTTTCAAAATCTCTAAGTTGTGGTCTTGTTTTTCTTGTATCTAATAAAACAACACCTGTACCTTCCATAAGTTTTGCATATTGATTTGCCATTGTTGCAATTCCTGATGCATGTTGAAGAATATTTAAAAATGTTCTCTCACTTGATAGAAGAATAGAAGCTTTTCCTTCAAGTTCAGCTATAACCTCACCTGCTTTGATTTCATCACCATCTCTTTTTAAAAATTTACAATCAAACTTTTCAGTTCGTGCTAAAACTTTTACATATTGAATTCCCGCAATTATTCCATCTGATTTAGCAATTGCACGTGCAGTAAATCTACCTTTTGGAGCTACATCGAAGAATAAATCTCCTCTACCATTATCTTCTATAATGGCATTTTTTACAAATTTTTTTATATTAATCATACTTCAAACATCCTCTGTAAAGCTAATCTTGCATATTTTGTGTTTTCAGGAGACACAACAATTTCTGTTTCTTTCATAATATTATCATCTTTTATAGATTTTAAAGTGTTGTAAACATCTTGAAGCGTTGTTTCATTCATTGTTGGACACTCTGGTTTTGTAGAAGATAAAATATATGTATTTTTTGTTCTTAATCTATTTACCATATTAAACTCAGTACCAACAGCAATTTTTTGTTCAACTGGTAATTCTTTTATATATGTAATTAACTGTGAAGTTGAACCTACAAAATCTGAGGCATCACAAACTTTTGGATCACATTCAGGATGAACTGCAATTAAGATATCTGGATATTTTTCTCTATAAAATTCTATATCATCAACAGTAAATTGTTGATGAACTGAACAAAAACCGTTATAACATATAATATCAGCTTCTTTTAAATCACTTCCATCTCCAACAATTGCAGACTTCAAATTTAATGATTTTGCAAAATTTTGACCTAAACATCTATCTGGAACAAAAAATATTTTCTTTCCAGATTTTAGACCTTTTTCAATAATCTTATAAGCATTTGATGAAGTACAAACCATTCCACCCATTTTCCCAACTCTAGCTTTTACAGCTGCACTTGAATTAATATATGTAATTGGTAAAATCTCATCATTAGATATTCCAGCTGCATTTATTTTTTCAAGATTCTGCTCGTAATAACCTTCATCAATCATTCTAGCCATTGCACAACATGCAATTTTTGGCATTAAAACTCTTTTCTCCGGACTCATGACTTTTACACTTTCACCCATAAATCCAACACCACAAAAAACTATAAATTTTGAGTCAGTAGCTTTTGCTTTTTTAGCTAATTCTAATGAATCACCAGTAATATCAGCTAAATCAAAAACTTCATCTCTTTGATAGAAGTGAGCTACTAATGTTACATCTAATTCATTTTTTAATTTTATTATTTCTTCTTTTAAATTCAAAATAAACCTTATTACAAATGTTTTTATAAATGATAATATAACAAAATGTTTGTTATAATCCATTTAATTTAAAGTAAAACATAAAGACTATACATTATATATAAAGGTAATAAATGGATTTTTTCACAAACTCAAATATTTTATTCTACTTAAGTGCTTATTTAATAGGCTCTATCCCTTTTGGTTTACTTCTTGCAAAGTTTTTTGCAGGTGTTGATGTTAAAAGTGCAGGAAGTGGTTCAATTGGTGCAACAAATGTTTTAAGAGTTGTAAAACAAACAAATCCAGCACTTGCTAAAAAACTTGGACTAGCCACTGTAATTCTTGATGCACTTAAAGGAACTGTTGTTTTATTAATTGCTATGAGTATGAATCAAAGTGATTCTACACTTTGGGGGATTGCTGTTTTAGCAGTTCTTGGTCATTGTTATTCAATATATCTAGGACTTGAAGGTGGGAAAGGTGTTGCTACTGGACTTGGTGTTTTTTTAGTTTTAATTCCAATTCCTACAATAATAGGTGCATTAGTTTGGATAATTTGTGCAAAGTTTTTAAAAATATCTTCATTATCGTCATTACTTGGACTAACAGCTGTTATCATAACAGCTAGTTTTTTAAATAATGGATTAAATGTTGGTTCAAATATGCCAATGTATATTATTGCATTCGTTATATATTATAAACATATACCTAATATTATAAGAGTAATAAAAGGAGAAGAAAAGAAAGTTGTATAAAAATACAACTCTCTTTTCTCAATCAAGAAAGTAATAATTATGAAAATAGAAATAAAAGACTTAAGCTTCAAATGTATAATAGGAATATTAGATTTTGAACGTAAAAAAAAACAAAAAGTTATTATAAATATATCATTTGAATATAAATTCAAAGAAAATGAATTCATAGATTATAGTGAAATTTCATCATTTGTTGAAAAACAAATGAAAAAGAGAAAATTTTTACTAATTGAAGATGCAATAATCTTTTTCAAAACTAACTTATACAAATTGTATAAAATAAATAATCTAAATATACATATTTCTAAACCAAACATACTAAAGAACTGTACTGTCTCAGTTTCAAACTAAAATAGGACAGGAATTGTCCTAAAATAGGGCAATTAGATTATAAATTAAAATATAACTTAAATTAACAGATAATTAACACTAAAACATTCAATTTTAAGAAAACTTTAAAATTTTGTAATGTAGAATGGCAGTAACGGGATGTCGGAAATGATTCAGATATATCATTTTGAATGAGTTCGCGCGCTCCGACAAACTGAATAAAGATTTCGAAATTTTAGGAGAACAACCATATGAAAAAAATCGCAAAATTAAGTTTAGTAGCAGCGGCAGCTGTTGTTGGATTATCAACTACTGCAAATGCACAAGCATTAGAAAATGCAATCAAAGATGTAGATGTATCAGGATCTGTAGTTTACAGATATAATGACTATAATAATGATGAAGCAGGTACTTCTGATGCAAATAGCAATAACTATAAAATAGGATTAAACTTATCTTCAAAAGTAAATGAAGATTTAAAATTCAATTCTAGATTTATTGTAGGTGGAGCTGATAGTGGATTCGCATCATTAGATGCAGGTAGTGCTTCTGATGGAAACGTTGATGTTACTTTATCAAATGTTTACTTTGGATATACAGGTATTTCAAATACTACAGTTAATGTTGGTAAACAAGGTTTAACAACTCCATGGACTGTAGCTATTGATTCTGATGGAAATGAACAAACTGGTACAGGTGTACTTGCACTTTCGACAGTAGGACCTGTTACACTAGCAGCTGCTTACTTTAACCAAAGTAACTTAGATACATCAAGTGATGCAAAACTTGGAACAACAAAAGTTTCAACTGTAATAGATGGTTCAGATGATATCGTAACAGTTGGTGCAATTGTTGCTGCTGGTCCTGTTACAATGGATGCATGGTATATTGATGTTCAAGATATTGCTGATTCATATACAATTGGAGCAAAAGCTAATTTTGATTTAAGTGGTGCATCTGTAGGTATTGATGCTAGATATGCTTCATTAGATTTAGATGATAGTAATATTGATAATGATATTTTTAAAGTTAAATTAACTGGTAAAATGGGAATATTCAATGCAAAAGTTCTTTATGCTATGACTAATGATGAAGGTGGTTTAACTGCATTAGATAATGATGCTGTTACTACTGTAAATGGTTGGAGTACAACTGTAAATGGTAAAGCTGATGCTGATTACTGGCAAACAACTTTAGGTGTAAATGCATTATCTAACTTAAACATTTCAGCTAACTACAATAATGTAGATTATGTACAAGGTTCTGATGATATGGAAGAAGAAGAATTATATGCACAATTTACATATAAAATGAGTAAAAACTTTACTACATATGTTAGATATGGTACATATACTAAAGAAAACAATACAACTAACACTGATATCAATGATGATGTTAGAGGAAGATTACAAGTTCAATATACATTCTAATATTTTAGAATATAAAACTTTTAAACTTCAAGGGTTTAGAGATTTTTCTCTAAACCCTTTTTTTATACCTATTATAAATATTTAATCTTATTATGATAAAATCTTTAAAACTAAAAAAAG
Coding sequences within it:
- a CDS encoding dihydroneopterin aldolase, which encodes MKIEIKDLSFKCIIGILDFERKKKQKVIINISFEYKFKENEFIDYSEISSFVEKQMKKRKFLLIEDAIIFFKTNLYKLYKINNLNIHISKPNILKNCTVSVSN
- the nadA gene encoding quinolinate synthase NadA; protein product: MNLKEEIIKLKNELDVTLVAHFYQRDEVFDLADITGDSLELAKKAKATDSKFIVFCGVGFMGESVKVMSPEKRVLMPKIACCAMARMIDEGYYEQNLEKINAAGISNDEILPITYINSSAAVKARVGKMGGMVCTSSNAYKIIEKGLKSGKKIFFVPDRCLGQNFAKSLNLKSAIVGDGSDLKEADIICYNGFCSVHQQFTVDDIEFYREKYPDILIAVHPECDPKVCDASDFVGSTSQLITYIKELPVEQKIAVGTEFNMVNRLRTKNTYILSSTKPECPTMNETTLQDVYNTLKSIKDDNIMKETEIVVSPENTKYARLALQRMFEV
- a CDS encoding porin, with the translated sequence MKKIAKLSLVAAAAVVGLSTTANAQALENAIKDVDVSGSVVYRYNDYNNDEAGTSDANSNNYKIGLNLSSKVNEDLKFNSRFIVGGADSGFASLDAGSASDGNVDVTLSNVYFGYTGISNTTVNVGKQGLTTPWTVAIDSDGNEQTGTGVLALSTVGPVTLAAAYFNQSNLDTSSDAKLGTTKVSTVIDGSDDIVTVGAIVAAGPVTMDAWYIDVQDIADSYTIGAKANFDLSGASVGIDARYASLDLDDSNIDNDIFKVKLTGKMGIFNAKVLYAMTNDEGGLTALDNDAVTTVNGWSTTVNGKADADYWQTTLGVNALSNLNISANYNNVDYVQGSDDMEEEELYAQFTYKMSKNFTTYVRYGTYTKENNTTNTDINDDVRGRLQVQYTF
- the plsY gene encoding glycerol-3-phosphate 1-O-acyltransferase PlsY; protein product: MDFFTNSNILFYLSAYLIGSIPFGLLLAKFFAGVDVKSAGSGSIGATNVLRVVKQTNPALAKKLGLATVILDALKGTVVLLIAMSMNQSDSTLWGIAVLAVLGHCYSIYLGLEGGKGVATGLGVFLVLIPIPTIIGALVWIICAKFLKISSLSSLLGLTAVIITASFLNNGLNVGSNMPMYIIAFVIYYKHIPNIIRVIKGEEKKVV
- the thrB gene encoding homoserine kinase, with the protein product MKVSVPATSANLGPGFDTLGLAIAMKNQVIIRPSKFHSVSLKGEGANNPVLKDNNMFISIFNDFYHNLAVKKRHYRFEFYNEIPLSRGLGSSSAVIVSAIASAYAIEGIRLEKSKLLNLALAYENHPDNITSAVMGGFNVSKVQDNEVTFINKSIPRSLKAVVVIPNRPISTQLSRKALPFKYSKEDVIFNISHASLLTAAFMSEDWKMLRTASLDKVHQKYRMKQMPELFDVQKTSLRLGSLMSTLSGSGSTFFSMCFAEDAKKIEKGLKSKFPHFKVFTCDFDNSGVRIDI
- a CDS encoding DHH family phosphoesterase, whose translation is MKKDFIVSNKIDMATYTQALKLIEESKYILIITHVNPDPDSISSALALSNLFYENKIKHKVFNISSDLPDNLNFLSGFEKITDQLPKFFDLAISVDCGTYPRLGFELDKDIPLINFDHHKSNNNFGTINIVDPMKSSTAEIIYDFFKHNGLYITKDSATALYVGIYDDSLAFSLARCDELTFDKVNFLVQCGASPSKIANKLLRRDSLAKYRIIPKVLDSLELFKEGEVASIIAEEEWFKQTGAHNRDCEDALDMVMSIAIVKIAFFVRIVSSKARISLRSKGSVDVSKIAGHFNGGGHFNAAGCTIDTNDVNKAKKLVLKEIFELYK
- a CDS encoding DUF448 domain-containing protein, encoding MAELKLTLRTCIVCRKKIEQKELLRLKCEDKKLVLYNNYGRSFYICKDCISLLQSDINQKAYKKIEKSLFKECKNKDKYVEQLKEMLTDVR
- a CDS encoding M23 family metallopeptidase, which produces MSYINRKKNNKAKIALVYIIIAIIIGLGAFVFLSPIFEKNSPKISLDKEIFWNLKSPLKVNFSDDTEISSYNITYYDDNNEIKLDTKKLDESKGSIDLNIIAPKIDLRTKTKNAMLKIEVTDTSKWNFFMGNKTIKDIKIKIDKKRPVANVISNSYLIKQGGSAAVVVEVKDENLEDFYISFNNEERFELFPFYKDNFYIALIAWPIDIKEFKRVNLVAIDKARNKTVTKVPLYIRSLNIKIDNMKISDKFINQVSKNVLTKSGYDIPDDQASIFIKENKHLRQRNVETIKRESLNNMNRDKVTKFNLKTFKRLPSSMKFAGYGERRNYTYEGKQIDEAWHLGVDWASVKNAKIYTSNDGKVIFKDYLGIYGNALIIDHGLGLGTLYAHTSKSIVEVGDIVNAGDYIANTGSTGAVFGDHLHFGVLIQGIEVNPIEWLSKQWINDNITKTINDAKKVIDKK
- the nadC gene encoding carboxylating nicotinate-nucleotide diphosphorylase, whose translation is MINIKKFVKNAIIEDNGRGDLFFDVAPKGRFTARAIAKSDGIIAGIQYVKVLARTEKFDCKFLKRDGDEIKAGEVIAELEGKASILLSSERTFLNILQHASGIATMANQYAKLMEGTGVVLLDTRKTRPQLRDFEKYASRVGGAINHRLGLDDCLMLKDTHLRTIDNLKEFVKKARKRISWVTKIEIECETFNQVKEAMDAGADIIMCDNMTPEQIKDVVKFRDETYPHILLEASGNIDLTTIKTYALTGVDAISSGSIIHQATWLDFSMKFD
- the lpxC gene encoding UDP-3-O-acyl-N-acetylglucosamine deacetylase, with translation MKQRTIAKEVEIVGIGLHKGVPVKMKLEPLEEDAGIIFYRVDEGITIPLCIENVVDTKMATVIGKDGIIISTIEHLLSAVYAYGIDNLRVVIDNDEVPVLDGSSSGYCMLIEEAGIKELSKSKKAIKVKKAVEVTTEDGKRVTLKPSDRIIYDFQIAFDHPSIGEQNFHFDYSISEYKENISRARTFGFLHEVQYLRSIGLAQGGSMENAIVLDQTKVLNPEGLRFDDEFVRHKILDAIGDMALLGYTMVGEYDAVAGSHHLNHLLTKELYKDASNYEIIDLEEASEEAEVFELAYSKVEV